A DNA window from Aquarana catesbeiana isolate 2022-GZ linkage group LG01, ASM4218655v1, whole genome shotgun sequence contains the following coding sequences:
- the LOC141126465 gene encoding gamma-crystallin-3-like encodes MRNVAGYIKAIFHKLSTSADQQEHTDKTSKMGKIIFYEDKNFQGRSYECSSECPDLSSYFRHCNSIRVESGNWILYELPNYRGYQYFLHRGDYPDFQQWRGYNDSIKSCRLSPQHQGSFRIRIYEREDFRGQMMEFTEDCPYVYGRFRYNDIHSVHVQDGYWMFYEEPNYRGRQYYLRPGEYRRYNDWGATSPRIGSFRRLHHSF; translated from the exons ATGAGAAATGTTGCAGGTTATATAAAGGCCATTTTCCACAAGCTATCTACCAGTGCAGACCAACAGGAGCACACTGACAAGACAAGCAAAATGGGAAAG ATCATCTTCTACGAGGACAAGAACTTCCAGGGTCGCTCTTATGAGTGTAGCTCTGAATGTCCCGACCTGTCCTCATACTTCAGACACTGCAACTCCATTCGGGTGGAGAGTGGGAACTGGATCCTGTATGAGCTCCCCAACTACAGAGGATACCAGTACTTCCTCCATAGAGGAGACTATCCTGACTTCCAGCAATGGAGGGGCTATAATGACTCCATTAAGTCTTGTCGTCTGAGCCCCCAG CACCAAGGTTCCTTCAGAATCAGGATTTATGAGAGAGAAGACTTCAGAGGTCAGATGATGGAGTTCACTGAGGATTGTCCTTATGTTTATGGGAGATTCCGCTATAATGACATCCACTCTGTTCATGTCCAAGACGGCTACTGGATGTTCTATGAGGAGCCCAACTATAGGGGACGTCAGTATTACCTGAGACCTGGAGAGTACAGGAGATACAACGACTGGGGAGCCACAAGCCCCAGAATTGGGTCCTTCAGACGTCTCCATCATtccttttaa
- the LOC141121794 gene encoding gamma-crystallin-3-like encodes MGKIIFYEDRNFQGRSYECSSECPDLSSYFRRCNSIRVESGNWILYEQPNYRGHQYFLHRGDYPDFQQWMGYNDSIKSCRLSPQHQGSFRIRIYEREDFRGQMMEFTEDCPQVYERFRYNDIHSVHVQDGYWMFYDEPNYKGRQYYLRPGEYRRYSDWGATSPRIGSFRRLHHSI; translated from the exons ATGGGAAAG ATCATCTTCTACGAGGACAGGAACTTCCAGGGACGCTCTTACGAGTGTAGCTCTGAATGTCCCGACCTGTCCTCATACTTCAGACGCTGCAACTCCATCCGTGTGGAGAGCGGGAACTGGATTCTGTATGAGCAACCCAACTACAGAGGACACCAGTACTTCCTCCATAGAGGAGACTATCCTGACTTCCAGCAGTGGATGGGCTACAATGACTCCATTAAGTCTTGTCGTCTGAGCCCCCAG CACCAAGGTTCCTTCAGAATCAGGATTTATGAGAGAGAAGActtcagaggacagatgatggaGTTCACTGAGGATTGTCCTCAAGTCTATGAGAGATTCCGCTATAATGACATCCACTCTGTTCACGTCCAAGATGGCTACTGGATGTTCTACGATGAGCCCAACTACAAGGGACGTCAGTATTACCTGAGACCTGGAGAGTACAGGAGATACAGCGACTGGGGAGCCACAAGCCCCAGAATTGGGTCCTTCAGACGTCTCCATCATTccatttaa